A window of Flammeovirga kamogawensis genomic DNA:
AACAATTGAAAATAGAGCTACTAACGGGATTTCTGCATCGGATTGAGTAATGGATAATGTAATCACTCCTGTTATTGTACCTGGACTAGCAGCAAATAATACCAAAGGGACTAAATTATTTTCATCTTTAACTTCTTTTGTAGAAGGATTTTTTTCTCTACGATCTTCAGACGAAGATTTACTTAGCATACCGAATCCCATCCAGATTAAAACAATACCTCCTGCAACTTGAAAAGCATCTAAAGAAATGCCAAAACTTTGAAGTAATCTAGCGCCAAAAAATGCAGCAGAAGATAAGATAACTCCCACTATAAGAATTGTTTTAGTAAGATCTTTAAGTTTTTGATTATAGTTTTTACCTCTCTCTAAACTATTGAAAATTTGAGCACAAATTACAGGGTTTACCAGTGAAAAGATGGTTAGAATTCCTTGTAAATAATTATCCATAGATAGTGGTATTATACTTTATATAAAAAGGGACTACTTCCATTAAATAATGAAAGTAGTCCCAATATATACTAAAACGTAAAGGTATTTTACTGTTCTAGCTTTTTATCTTTGTTATCACTAATTATTCCCACACAGAATGCTCCAATAATTAAAATTACTCCAGCCATAGTTAATAAACCTACAGCGTTGCCATCAAAGAAGTTTGATGCGATAGTACCTCCAAATAAACCTGCAAATATTTGAGGACCTGCAATGGTTACATTAAAAATACCCATATAGATACCCATTTTCTCAGCAGGAAGGTTTTCTGATAAAATACTAAATGGCATTGCTAAAATAGCTGCCCATGCAATACCTACACCAGCCATAGAAACAAAAAGTAAATATTTATCTTGTATCATTCCAATACTTAAAAGTCCAAGTCCACCTAGTATTAAAGCACTTGCATATACTGTTTTTCTATTTGTTGCTTTAATTAGTGAAGGCATAAGTACAGAGAATATTGCAGCAGCAAAACTATACATTGCAAACATTAAACCTACCCAGTTACCCGCATCATTATAAGCAGCAGAAGTTACGTCTCCGGGTGCTGTGTGCCATATATGTTGAGCAATTGCAGGGGTAGAATATACCCACATAAAATAGAATGCTACCCAAGAACATAATTGAACGGCAGCAAGCTGGAACATTACTTTTGGCGATGAAATTAATGTTTTAATAAAATTAGCTATTGCATTTCCACCATCTTTAGCTTGTTGTTCTTTTTCTGCTTTTTGAGCCTCTAAATCTATATTATTATACTCTGCATATTCTTCTGGAGGATACTCTTTAGTTCTTAATACTGTCCATAGTACAGTAATCATTAATGTTGCACCGCCAATATAAAATGACCAAACAACAGAGTCAGCTACTTTTTGTCCTTCAGCTGGCTCATTGTTAACACCTATCATTGTAAGAATAAAAGGTAGAGCGGAACCAACAACAGCACCTGTATTAATTAAAAAACTTTGAACAGAATAACCTAAATCTCTTTGTTTATCATTTACCATATCGCCTACTAGGGCTCTAAATGGTTGAAATGTGATATTAAAGGAAGCGTCCATTATTAATAGCATAGTTGCTCCAAATAACATTGGAGGCATAAGTGCCACAAAGAACTCTGAATTAGGCATTAAGAACATTGCTAATGTTGCAGCAATGGCTCCTCCTAATATAAATGGTACTCTTCGTCCAAGTTTTGTCCATGTACTATCAGAAGCACCACCAATAATAGGTTGAATGATAATACCTGCAATAGGAGCGGCTAGCCAGAAGTAACCTAAATCGTGTACATCTGCACCTAGAGCTTGAAGAATACGACTTACATTACCGTTTTGAAGTGCAAATCCAAATTGAACACCCAAGAAACCGAAGCTTAGGTTCCAGATTTGCCAGAAAGATAAATCAGGTTTAGCGACTTTATTTGCCATATAAATGAATATAATTTTTGTGTTTCACTTTCATACTTATAAACAAATATAAAAATGTAACACTAACATTTAACTGATATTTGTTAGATCAATCAATAAAAATCATATTATTTCTTCTGCAATCGGTTGAATTTTAATAAATAAAAAAGTCTCTACCTGTTTGAGATAGAGACTTTATCTATATTTTGATAAACAGTTACTTAAGCTGTTTCTTTTTTGTTTTTACATTCTGAAGGATCATTTCCGCAAAAACTACATGTCTTGCCTTCAGGATTTAAAAAAGGACTTTGAGATGCACACGTGCCTTCAAATTTCCCATCTTTTTTGAAAATTAACTTCACAGACATCAAAATGAAGAATGCCCCGAGGATACCAACGGTTAATAATATAGTTTCCATGATAAATATAGTGTGAATTTGTCTTAGAGACTTAAATTTCTTTGTACAAAGGTAACTAAAGTTTATAATTTTATAGTGATAAAGGTTACCTAGAAATTAGTTTTACTTTGAAGTTTCTAACAAATTAACAAATGTTCATATGTTTTAATCAAAGAATTATAAATACTGGGTAACAATCCTGACTTTAGTAACTTGCCCTTGATTAACTTGGAATGCATATTCTTCAAAATCAGGCTCTTTCATTTTTACTTTTTTATCCCAAGAAAAACCGAAACCTTCTTTTGGTAATCCAATCCAGTTATTTGTCATATCATCATTTTCGTCTTCGTCATGACAAATTCTAATGCCGTAAGTACCAGGAGCGATATCTTCTAATACCATAGTAAATACTTTATCAGATACGACACCTTTTGTTTCTAAGATAGAATTTAAATCTTTATCTACTACTTGAACAAGCATAAAGCCATCGGTATTTCGTAGGCCTTCTACAGTTAAATGTATGTTAGAGGTTTCTTGAGCAAATAGGTTTTGCGAGAAACAGAGAAGAAGTACTATTAGGTGTTTAATTTTCATTGTTTAAAAGTAGTTTGGTAATTTTAAATTTTTGGAAGCCCAATATGATAACGTATAGCAAGTAACCTGATTGCAATAACAGTCGAAATACACGTCCATGTTATTATATTGAAATCTATATTTAGATAAGATAATCCAACAAATACAAATCCTCCAATAATACAAGCTGTTGCATAAATTTCATCTCTAAAAATAAGAGGTACTTCATTACATAAAGTATCTCGAATAACACCACCCAATACGGCAGTGAATGTTCCCATTACTATTCCAATAGCAGGGGATATATCTAAAAATAGACTTTTTTCTAAACCAATAAAAGTAAAAACTCCTAAACCTAATGTATCAAATAGGAAAACGGTTGTTCTTAATCTAGCTACAGTTTCTTTAAATAATACAGTAAAGGCAACAGCCATAGTAATAACTAGGATATAATTAGTGTCCATTACCCAAAAAACAGGGGTTGTACCTAAAATCATATCTCTTACTGTTCCTCCACCTACAGCAGTTACACTTGCAACGAATATGGCTCCAAAAATGTCAAATTTCTTTTCTGAAGCAGCTAAAGCACCAGAAATGGCAAATACAAAAGTACCTACTAAATCTAAAAAGTTTATAAGTGACATATAGACTAATTTATTGAAGTACTATTTATTTAATGCATTTGCTATTTTGTGGTATACCATTTCTGGTGTAATACTGTCTAAGCAAGCGTAATCATTTCTTAAACAGGGCTTATTGCCAAAAACAGAACAAGGGCGGCATGGTAATTCAGCTTCAGATATTTCGACAATATTATCTGTAGATTGACCGTACCCTAAAAAACCTGCATAATGATGTGTTGCTCCCCAAATAGACACACATTCTGTTCCTCTTAAGGAGGCCATGTGCATATTTGCAGAGTCCATACTTACCATTAAATCAAGTAATTCAATAATATCTAATTCTTCTTTGAGTTTTATATTACCTGCTAGGTTTACACTATTTGGAACTTCTTTTATACATTCTTCAAGTATTTCAGCTTCTTTTCCTGGGCCTCCAAAAAATAATACCTTAACATTTAATTTTTCTTGAAGCATTTTTGCGAGAGCTACAGCTTTAGTTTCCCCCCATATCTTTCCTTTGTGTTGAGCAAAAGGGGCAATACCTACCCAAGGTTGATTTTTACCACCAAGAAGTTCTAATTCTGCATTTTTAAGGGCAGGGCTTCCTTTAGGAGGCAATTGATTTGATAACGTAACATCAAGTCCAATCTTTCTAAAGACGTCAGCATACCTTTCAGGTGTACTTCTTAGAGGTTCGAATTTCTTTTTAGATGGTTTAGTTAGTGCTTTTTTACCTTTTCTTCCTTTATCTATACGATATACTTTTGTACCTGAAGCCTGAAATAAGCCATCTATAATGAATGTTCTTAAAACAGAATGAAGATCTGCTACAGCTGTAAATGGGCCTAACTTTTTTAGTTCTTTAAATAAGTTTGTGAGTCCTCCAAAACCCTTATGTTTTCCATTTAGATCTGCTCCTACGAACGTCATTCTTGGAATATTATCAAAAAATGGCTTTAAGAAAGGCCTTGATACCATAATGATTTCTGTATCAGGATTTTGTTCAAGAACTTCTTTCATTACTGGTGCAGTCATGGCTACATCGCCCATGGCTGAAAATCTTAATGCAAGTATTTTTTTTGACATGATAATAGGAGGAGTAATCAAAAAGAAGTTGTCCCATTCAAATATGCTTAGTGCATTTTTTACTGAGACAACTTCTTTATTTATAATTTGAAAGGAATTATTTTCCCTCTTTGTATAAAACAGGGTTTAATGAAGGATCGTTATACATTTTCATTTGTTTGTATACCTTCATGAATTTTTTACCAGCTGCAATATCATTAACTAGTTCTTCAATTGCTGTAGAAAGATCTACACGTTGCTCTAGAAGAATATTTAACTTTGTAGTACAAGCTGCTTTATGTTCTTCAGTAGCACCTTCACGTTCTACTTCTTCGTTCATATGGTAAATTTTCAATGCTAGGATCGAAAGTCTATCAATTGCCCATGCAGGAGATTCAGTGTTAATACTTGCTCCTGGAGTAACTTGAACGTCTTTATATTTTTCTAAAAACCAGCTGTCAATGTATTCTACCACATCTGTACGTTCTTGGTTAGAAGCATCAATTCTACGTTTGATTTTTAAAGCTTCTTCAGGGTCGATATTAGGATCTCTAATAATATCTTCCAAGTGCCATTGAACCGTATCAATCCAATTTTTTAGATATAATAAATGTTGGATATCTTCTTTTTCAAATGGATTCTCAATAGGAGTGTCCACATGGTCTTTTATATGATATTTCTCGATGCTCTGCGAGAAGATAGAATTACAATTTTCAGTAAACTGCATAAAATGCTTCTTTTAGTTGTTTAAATTGATAGCAAAGATAATAAAAACTATTTCTGTGCCGACATCATACGTTGTCTGTTTGCTTCAAAAATTACGATTCCTGCAGCAACACCAACATTTAATGAATTTACTTTACCCAGCATAGGGATCTTTGCTAATTTATCTGCTAAATGGATAATATCTGGAGAAATACCATCTTCTTCAGACCCCATTACTATAGCAGATGGAATTTCCATATCAACATAGTAAAGGTCTTTAGAACCTTTTTCTGTACAACAAACAATTTGTAAACCACTTTCTTGAAGTTCAATAATACCTTGTTTAAGGTTGTCTACTCTACAAACAGGAATATGGTTTAATGCACCAGCAGAAGTTCTAACTGCATCACTACCAATTTGAGCAGCTCCTTTTTTAGGAATCATGATCAAATCTGCACCTGCACATTCAGCAGTTCTAGCAATCGCACCAAAATTTCTTACATCAGTTACTCTGTCTAGAACTAAAACAAGAGGTGTTTTTCCTGCTTCGAAAGCTGCAGCAATAACATTTTCTGCTTTTGCATAATCAATTGCAGGAACAAATGCGATTACACCTTGGTGGTTCTTTGAGGTAATTCTTTGCAGCTTTTCAACAGGAACTCTAGAAACAACAATACCTGCTCTATTTGCCATTTTATGGATTTCAGCAATTTGTTCGTTCGAAGAATCTCTAGTTATAAATAATTTTTCAAATTCTTTACCAGCTTCTAATGCCTCAAAAATAGGCTGAATACCATACATAATATCCGCAGAGTTTGTTTTCTGACGGGGTGTTGTATTGTATTTCGTGTAATTTACTTTTCTTTTATCGTCGTACATTGTCTTGATTTCTTAGTGTAATTAAACCAAGTACATTAAAATGACATGCACGAGGTTTGAATATGCAAAGGTAATGAACCTAATCAATAGGTTTGCATTGATATTGTAAACTTCTCATAATCATGGGCTGATATTAGTGTAAATTTCTATTTTGATGAGGTTTGTAACTCATTTCCGAAGGTAGTTATCAATTTATAAGCACCTTTAAACCCGGAAAGGGGAAGAGGCTGATCGTCATTTATATCATGATAATGTGGCCAAGAAGCTCCCATTAAATAGAAAAAGAAGCTAGGAACTCCATTTTCAGAAAAATAATAATGATCTGAATTAGCAGCTTTCCCCCTTTTTTTTATTTCTGGTAGGTATTTGTTTTGATCATTAATTGAGGTTAGAAGTTGATATTGCTTTGTAAATACAGCTCCATTTACTGCCATCATACCTTCTTCACCGCTACCAAATAGGTCTAGGTTTATTAAAAAATCAATCTTATCTAAAGGAAAAAAGGGATGCTCAACATAATGTCTTGATCCTATCAAACCAGCTTCTTCTGCTCCAAATGCAATAAATACAATAGAGTAGTCTGGATTGGTAGATTTATAATACTTAGCAATCTCTAGTAAAAGAGCAACCCCAGAGGCGTTATCATTTGCTCCTGGAAAATAAATTTGCTTTCCTATGCTACCCAAATGATCATAATGAGCAGTAAAAACTAAATATTTATCAGGGTGCGTTTTTCCTTTAATATAAGAAATGACGTTTTGAGAGGTATATTCTTCATAAAATTTTGGTTGAATTGAAAAAGATATTTTTTCGATATCTGCAGGAAGTTTTTCACGTAAAATATAAAACCTTGGTTGTGGAACTTGCCAACGAGCAATACTGAAAGTTAATTTATCAAATAATACAATTGATGCTTGTGCTTGTAAGATTTTAGTCATTAATGCTCTATCCCAAGTAATCCTATTTTTTTCATCTTCTTGATCATAGATTACAATTTTGTTTGAAAGGTCTACCTTTAAAAATTCTGCTAAAGCATCATCTTTATTAAAAACATCTGAAGGAATATAATAAACGTCTCCCTCAGCTTTGCCTGTACCA
This region includes:
- the rlmB gene encoding 23S rRNA (guanosine(2251)-2'-O)-methyltransferase RlmB, with protein sequence MYDDKRKVNYTKYNTTPRQKTNSADIMYGIQPIFEALEAGKEFEKLFITRDSSNEQIAEIHKMANRAGIVVSRVPVEKLQRITSKNHQGVIAFVPAIDYAKAENVIAAAFEAGKTPLVLVLDRVTDVRNFGAIARTAECAGADLIMIPKKGAAQIGSDAVRTSAGALNHIPVCRVDNLKQGIIELQESGLQIVCCTEKGSKDLYYVDMEIPSAIVMGSEEDGISPDIIHLADKLAKIPMLGKVNSLNVGVAAGIVIFEANRQRMMSAQK
- a CDS encoding MarC family protein encodes the protein MDNYLQGILTIFSLVNPVICAQIFNSLERGKNYNQKLKDLTKTILIVGVILSSAAFFGARLLQSFGISLDAFQVAGGIVLIWMGFGMLSKSSSEDRREKNPSTKEVKDENNLVPLVLFAASPGTITGVITLSITQSDAEIPLVALFSIVGVLLLTWVIVAILSRKSASKPSMTNQVTTKFMGLIVLAMGVQFLLSGIKDFYTPLLQ
- a CDS encoding DUF4254 domain-containing protein, encoding MQFTENCNSIFSQSIEKYHIKDHVDTPIENPFEKEDIQHLLYLKNWIDTVQWHLEDIIRDPNIDPEEALKIKRRIDASNQERTDVVEYIDSWFLEKYKDVQVTPGASINTESPAWAIDRLSILALKIYHMNEEVEREGATEEHKAACTTKLNILLEQRVDLSTAIEELVNDIAAGKKFMKVYKQMKMYNDPSLNPVLYKEGK
- a CDS encoding MFS transporter; the protein is MANKVAKPDLSFWQIWNLSFGFLGVQFGFALQNGNVSRILQALGADVHDLGYFWLAAPIAGIIIQPIIGGASDSTWTKLGRRVPFILGGAIAATLAMFLMPNSEFFVALMPPMLFGATMLLIMDASFNITFQPFRALVGDMVNDKQRDLGYSVQSFLINTGAVVGSALPFILTMIGVNNEPAEGQKVADSVVWSFYIGGATLMITVLWTVLRTKEYPPEEYAEYNNIDLEAQKAEKEQQAKDGGNAIANFIKTLISSPKVMFQLAAVQLCSWVAFYFMWVYSTPAIAQHIWHTAPGDVTSAAYNDAGNWVGLMFAMYSFAAAIFSVLMPSLIKATNRKTVYASALILGGLGLLSIGMIQDKYLLFVSMAGVGIAWAAILAMPFSILSENLPAEKMGIYMGIFNVTIAGPQIFAGLFGGTIASNFFDGNAVGLLTMAGVILIIGAFCVGIISDNKDKKLEQ
- a CDS encoding trimeric intracellular cation channel family protein; the protein is MSLINFLDLVGTFVFAISGALAASEKKFDIFGAIFVASVTAVGGGTVRDMILGTTPVFWVMDTNYILVITMAVAFTVLFKETVARLRTTVFLFDTLGLGVFTFIGLEKSLFLDISPAIGIVMGTFTAVLGGVIRDTLCNEVPLIFRDEIYATACIIGGFVFVGLSYLNIDFNIITWTCISTVIAIRLLAIRYHIGLPKI
- a CDS encoding DUF2141 domain-containing protein, translating into MKIKHLIVLLLCFSQNLFAQETSNIHLTVEGLRNTDGFMLVQVVDKDLNSILETKGVVSDKVFTMVLEDIAPGTYGIRICHDEDENDDMTNNWIGLPKEGFGFSWDKKVKMKEPDFEEYAFQVNQGQVTKVRIVTQYL
- a CDS encoding M28 family metallopeptidase produces the protein MKAVEKNIKTLCAKNMRGRGYTFNGDKKAAAFITQEFKDIGLNPYPDKGYIQNFEMPVNTFPTNISLKINDSFLKVGVDFLPATDSGTGKAEGDVYYIPSDVFNKDDALAEFLKVDLSNKIVIYDQEDEKNRITWDRALMTKILQAQASIVLFDKLTFSIARWQVPQPRFYILREKLPADIEKISFSIQPKFYEEYTSQNVISYIKGKTHPDKYLVFTAHYDHLGSIGKQIYFPGANDNASGVALLLEIAKYYKSTNPDYSIVFIAFGAEEAGLIGSRHYVEHPFFPLDKIDFLINLDLFGSGEEGMMAVNGAVFTKQYQLLTSINDQNKYLPEIKKRGKAANSDHYYFSENGVPSFFFYLMGASWPHYHDINDDQPLPLSGFKGAYKLITTFGNELQTSSK
- a CDS encoding glycosyltransferase family 9 protein — protein: MSKKILALRFSAMGDVAMTAPVMKEVLEQNPDTEIIMVSRPFLKPFFDNIPRMTFVGADLNGKHKGFGGLTNLFKELKKLGPFTAVADLHSVLRTFIIDGLFQASGTKVYRIDKGRKGKKALTKPSKKKFEPLRSTPERYADVFRKIGLDVTLSNQLPPKGSPALKNAELELLGGKNQPWVGIAPFAQHKGKIWGETKAVALAKMLQEKLNVKVLFFGGPGKEAEILEECIKEVPNSVNLAGNIKLKEELDIIELLDLMVSMDSANMHMASLRGTECVSIWGATHHYAGFLGYGQSTDNIVEISEAELPCRPCSVFGNKPCLRNDYACLDSITPEMVYHKIANALNK